One Scyliorhinus canicula chromosome 14, sScyCan1.1, whole genome shotgun sequence genomic region harbors:
- the LOC119977749 gene encoding uncharacterized protein LOC119977749 isoform X2, translating to MLSPILFCEAKREIKKTNQDKLWLKGVTGQWFEEIRKAKFKDQTDVAKILKMPHTLCLRKQNRTALSDRKLPQSKSCPESKNGINHITFSGNSRGDDRLDPFSRPSESSSQSTESHSDQNQCGNYNSLQMESSNVFSQLQVRLKTVTVPQVERKIHVYRDFGKEKHSKVRGQGLETKTIFVDEYEKILGTEDSSNSKLQKTITDEEGVKNDNHQLKQYINDHETNILLNSSGLSENAELQSVSTWCNIENVRNTPLLRNIHTQGNEHVSVETAQYKIDNPALPNSASGPQSSITEPKKIFQNQPINHTDDILTTNTDGCLSNSKCENTRTLLLDLFTKSQSALVVANSNVNSQQSCSSNNICVPSMRDQDHSQSNSDSSLLSSITGSRSLNVGNRDVEQLNLSNSSLNISQKKNDAADDGKSKSIPPISSTVPVHTLFSIYAHKWNTNSQNCDNTAFFQRGGNDFLQTRKHKPISSLSLSEPVCQPRATSFIRVSSKTKHQYSGSDNTNITPQSACNDDHLQSSRGGRECTPLSPGIGKEKPSVDNLVLNKTRMEPLRDAEDPLPESEGNSWKHSCKNEGRCTSLLPTKLICSHLPICVKTCMDNNVLQTCPPNGTSPDLQSGGNNFLEKVKHETSHELSADPKSATKCVRNIIHHNSELLSNQSKTDDVSLVSVSNASLRNGESETINVTEMAITQPPNYKTFASQSLSSTNSALNLDINSKQNYREASGLTISTDCMLSYRFPIRSSYKYLLLDDSVKSIDITADATGNEHKSAPNCVPPLSDMLAEEASPSDIKNILKNASQNWASQTVNSNLPKIHSVNDIQNDKSEKMRTPSSVVAMQWLSTNTNKGNSPKNYQNDGNSNNGQKNISETVNEEQSSATIASQLKQNALLTYTSLEGVNEYLPKYKSATDRKPSQDSLSGQVPLRNFIDSQDKSMTDFPLGDNTTIKNAENYQSEKNIPISSHDTMSVQQFPTDTHVNMNKLPIHSSMRSGVTKNLENDQSENYKVDSLLDTQTALMTPSGIIHGTKSTFQNWGQNSADNTMLRGIIKDGKEPDKSKMKSAHSVLDPVFNKLSLIHNKSCNEHDPRSHSLSNADVTGNRQSLGLLKNSESEIHSAVVSNKGARQLSPINTTYNEVQQLIYLPNSAEIPRETEQEKAKATHPSSCLGPVINKPSPITITHKYSDESLNCSFSHSTFTVDTEFNKLLQKDNPEISDVAPSADSLQSTAVEYLQESPTEITIMRKNGLEHYSRNVTDNYCDEVSCDQYKSKRFGKTNTAFSSPPGITMLWLPSSIICNNQNKPLIHVDRESNQFLQKNKSESHGTDPSPEILTVLQSTTTDIKKCAMHIDPSKVTEIVYDQKSCDKNVEDYQSENHGEILLGRVTDQRTAREKSQQNLPSNNDDTTLDRTLNEYNVQQNKSEIAHVSSAVDTVIGQQFSSNIPHRSKYLSLNYSPNCPAVTLDRGNNKHLQKDNTGSRLPDSLSDQPSINLHNKVKPLTHFPLHNDSNLAAEITKVAENHQSEESSLIPSPDALIDQKSLTNSHCNLNKPLTHSLENSDIEIDENVQKHKSKISPVTSPTYPFTSYRSAMNVKKNTLQHNATKVTDIYLRKRPSGKLKLNVLLKAKSVPSPSAAESTQSIFENISQSSNQDKSKDLRLVRDDISLLVGRENIDKCQTYTSSAVSPTDKLNGQLAPKNISQDWRNILPNCSPNVDGTTVDRDINNTCDAVDKFETTCMLSALNQVSSQLSATDTVRSNEHKPLNHLLNSTAVNVHRESPDYLEKCKHKTKSALLPVDKGIQQKSPTSATDSYKDKPLTHSTVQTDVDVIIRDYNQDKLKLSHVIPPIDLVSSHQSAKNITHSDKRETLNCSLNCATVIADTGVNEYLRKDSPETNPIPAVDLLNDTQSTTTITDIKKNTRHNYSSHLAETCLDKIPYKTFNFKDLHETNSAPSSPPKVTGQWPITNTIHNNQDKSSTRSTLSGEFKMNRRNNSCLQKCKSETNDEFSLSTSLAGQQSPLNIRKSKPDTSLAHSPNRSGFVRDTGVIKNLKNCQPKNNRATFLWPDADIACDINTKFQNWFPTRDLSLNQQCDVNMKHYQSETGNTVSSQDLLIDHKSFIGVTCSKKIKYLRESTKSGYTTLARRYHGSCEQIDKDLINISSPHDLSPTLLSPSDIVRSNKNVTCDHSPICADLPAHDGDNAKGNGKIFRHGRKSFCGEMFQNRTLGMKNANVSNFLQQSSPKKNQIDSDITEINNFRNRLNAYSDISQYRASIDEDDSANNNLQAGTARFSKRYCRFTRSLRPSLQNIPHRCGNMYKAKSLKDINSDYNQSPLQDHEYFFATNSLPNSKLTVRNRQVRPSLQFSNSIKSSRLCRSYSDLPSSDGNESGYNNCISYHDSKFSELLSGNVSKEDKKKETHLENMKRVLVADRLWKPGYLHKESSSPKSEDVFDPCTSEVNQDPGVNDDTGQNDEYFPVDIKIFWPKENPSDIMRLLSSSSTGSKLSENSLSPPQHHAPAVIDKPNFSCYSDTNSDTTTDDEYFLDGNETEKESAL from the coding sequence TGGATGAATATGAAAAGATCTTGGGAACTGAAGATTCAAGCAATTCCAAGTTGCAAAAAACCATCACAGATGAAGAAGGTGTTAAAAATGATAACCACCAACTAAAACAATATataaatgaccatgaaaccaatatTTTGCTGAATTCTTCGGGGTTAAGTGAAAATGCTGAACTACAGTCAGTGTCAACTTGGTGCAACATTGAAAATGTGAGGAACACTCCTCTGTTGAGAAACATTCATACACAAGGAAATGAACATGTTTCTGTCGAAACGGCTCAATACAAAATTGATAATCCAGCATTACCAAATTCAGCATCTGGCCCACAGTCTTCTATCACTGAGCCTAAAAAGATTTTTCAAAATCAGCCAATAAACCATACTGATGACATTCTGACAACAAATACTGATGGTTGTCTGTCGAACAGCAAGTGTGAAAACACCAGAACATTATTGCTGGATCTATTCACCAAATCACAGTCTGCTCTAGTTGTTGCCAATAGCAACGTAAATAGTCAGCAAAGCTGCTCATCAAACAATATTTGTGTCCCTTCAATGAGAGACCAAGATCATTCACAAAGCAACAGCGATTCTTCATTGTTAAGCTCAATTACGGGCTCAAGAAGTCTTAATGTTGGCAACAGAGATGTGGAACAACTGAATTTGTCAAATAGTTCACTCAATATTTCACAAAAAAAGAACGACGCTGCTGATGACGGGAAATCAAAATCCATCCCTCCAATTTCATCAACTGTTCCAGTACACACTCTATTTTCCATATATGCTCACAAGTGGAATACTAATTCTCAAAATTGTGATAACACCGCTTTTTTCCAAAGAGGTGGTAACGATTTTTTGCAAACCCGTAAACATAAACCCATTAGTTCCCTTTCTTTGTCAGAACCAGTGTGTCAACCGAGGGCTACTTCATTTATCAGGGTCAGCAGCAAAACTAAGCATCAATATTCTGGGTCAGACAACACTAACATCACTCCACAAAGTGCATGTAATGATGATCATTTACAAAGCAGTAGGGGTGGAAGAGAATGCACCCCTTTGTCTCCAGGGATAGGGAAAGAAAAACCTTCAGTAGATAATCTCGTATTGAACAAAACCAGAATGGAACCATTAAGAGACGCTGAAGACCCTTTGCCAGAAAGTGAAGGTAACAGCTGGAAACACAGTTGTAAAAATGAGGGAAGATGCACGTCTTTATTACCAACTAAGCTCATTTGTTCACATCTTCCCATATGTGTAAAAACATGCATGGACAATAATGTGTTACAGACTTGTCCACCAAATGGAACAAGTCCTGACTTGCAATCAGGTGGTAACAATTTTCTAGAAAAAGTTAAACATGAAACAAGTCATGAACTGTCGGCAGATCCAAAATCTGCAACAAAATGTGTAAGAAATATAATTCATCACAACAGTGAATTACTGAGCAATCAATCGAAAACTGATGACGTCTCCTTAGTCAGTGTAAGTAATGCTTCTTTACGAAATGGTGAATCAGAAACTATTAATGTGACAGAAATGGCTATAACACAACCTCCAAACTACAAAACATTTGCTTCCCAAAGTCTGTCATCAACCAACAGTGCCCTTAATTTAGATATAAATTCTAAACAAAACTATAGAGAAGCATCTGGCTTAACAATATCAACAGATTGCATGCTTAGCTACAGGTTTCCTATACGTTCCAGCTATAAATACCTTTTACTGGATGATTCAGTCAAGAGTATTGACATAACTGCAGACGCAACAGGAAATGAGCATAAATCTGCTCCAAACTGTGTGCCTCCATTATCAGACATGTTAGCAGAAGAAGCATCTCCTTCAGATatcaaaaatattttgaaaaatgcTTCACAGAATTGGGCATCTCAAACAGTCAACAGCAATTTACCCAAAATACATAGTGTTAATGACATTCAAAATGATAAATCTGAAAAGATGAGAACACCATCATCAGTTGTAGCAATGCAATGGTTGTCTACAAATACCAACAAAGGTAACTCACCAAAAAATTACCAAAATGATGGAAACAGCAATAATGGACAGAAAAACATATCTGAAACAGTAAATGAGGAACAGTCTTCAGCAACTATCGCATCCCAGTTGAAGCAAAATGCATTATTGACATACACTTCCCTTGAAGGAGTCAATGAATATTTACCAAAGTATAAATCTGCCACCGACCGTAAACCTTCACAAGATTCGCTGAGTGGCCAAGTGCCTCTTAGAAATTTCATAGACAGTCAAGATAAATCAATGACTGATTTCCCACTCGGTGATAATACCACCATTAAGAATGCAGAAAATTACCAATCTGAAAAAAACATTCCAATTTCATCACATGATACAATGAGTGTCCAACAGTTCCCTACAGATACTCATGTTAATATGAACAAGTTACCGATTCATTCCTCCATGAGATCAGGTGTTACCAAGAATTTGGAAAATGACCAATCTGAAAACTACAAAGTTGATTCATTATTAGACACACAAACTGCCCTGATGACTCCTTCGGGTATTATACATGGTACAAAAAGCACATTTCAAAATTGGGGCCAAAACAGTGCTGATAACACTATGCTTAGAGGAATTATTAAAGATGGCAAAGAACCTGATAAATCTAAGATGAAAAGTGCCCATTCTGTACTGGATCCAGTTTTTAACAAGTTGTCCCTCATACATAACAAATCTTGCAATGAACACGACCCACGGAGTCATTCTCTAAGCAATGCTGATGTCACAGGGAACAGGCAAAGCCTTGGCCTTTTGAAAAATAGTGAATCTGAAATCCACTCTGCCGTCGTGTCAAATAAAGGGGCTCGCCAGTTGTCTCCGATAAATACCACATACAACGAAGTTCAGCAACTgatttatttgccaaacagtgctGAAATACCAAGAGAAACCGAGCAAGAGAAAGCAAAAGCTACTCATCCTTCTTCTTGCTTGGGACCAGTGATTAACAAACCATCTCCTATAACTATCACACACAAATATAGTGACGAGTCACTGAATTGTTCATTCAGCCATTCTACTTTCACCGTGGATACTGAATTTAATAAGCTTTTGCAGAAGGACAACCCAGAAATCAGTGATGTGGCTCCTTCAGCAGATTCACTGCAAAGTACTGCTGTGGAATATCTGCAAGAATCTCCTACAGAAATCACCATTATGAGGAAAAATGGACTTGAGCATTACTCAAGAAATGTAACTGATAACTATTGTGATGAAGTGTCCTGTGATCAATACAAATCTAAACGTTTTGGTAAAACAAATACTGCATTTTCATCACCACCTGGGATTACCATGCTGTGGCTGCCTTCAAGTATCATATGTAATAACCAAAACAAACCACTGATTCATGTGGACAGAGAAAGCAATCAGTTTTTACAAAAGAACAAATCTGAAAGCCATGGTACAGATCCATCACCAGAAATATTAACAGTTTTGCAGTCCACTACCACTGATATTAAGAAATGTGCTATGCACATTGATCCATCAAAGGTAACTGAAATTGTTTATGATCAGAAATCTTGTGACAAAAATGTGGAAGATTACCAATCAGAAAATCATGGTGAAATTTTACTGGGTAGAGTCACTGACCAGAGAACGGCAAGGGAAAAATCTCAGCAGAATTTGCCCTCAAATAATGATGACACTACTTTGGATAGAACATTGAATGAATATAATGTGCAGCAAAACAAATCTGAAATTGCCCATGTATCTTCAGCAGTGGATACAGTGATCGGGCAACAGTTTTCATCAAATATTCCACACAGGAGTAAATATCTGTCACTGAATTATTCACCAAATTGCCCGGCTGTCACTCTGGACAGAGGAAACAATAAACATTTACAAAAGGACAACACTGGATCTAGACTGCCTGATTCATTGTCTGACCAACCATCTATAAATCTACACAACAAAGTCAAACCGTTGACCCATTTCCCACTCCATAATGACAGCAATCTAGCTGCAGAAATTACCAAGGTAGCTGAAAATCATCAATCTGAGGAAAGCAGTTTGATTCCATCACCAGATGCATTAATTGATCAAAAGTCTCTTACAAATTCACACTGTAACTTAAACAAGCCATTAACTCATTCTTTGGAGAACAGTGACATAGAAATAGATGAGAATGTACAAAAGCACAAATCTAAAATCAGCCCTGTCACTTCACCGACATATCCTTTCACTTCCTATCGCTCTGCTATGAATGTAAAGAAAAATACATTGCAGCATAATGCAACAAAGGTAACTGACATCTACCTTCGTAAGAGACCTTCtggtaaattaaaattaaatgtctTGCTTAAAGCAAAGAGTGTGCCCTCCCCATCAGCTGCAGAGAGCACCCAGTCAATCTTTGAAAATATCTCACAAAGCAGTAACCAAGACAAATCAAAGGATCTTCGCCTGGTCAGAGATGACATCAGCCTATTGGTAGGTAGAGAAAATATAGACAAGTGCCAAACCTACACAAGCAGTGCCGTTTCACCAACAGATAAACTGAATGGACAGTTGGCCCCCAAAAATATCTCACAAGACTGGAGAAATATATTACCGAATTGCTCGCCAAATGTTGATGGCACAACTGTGGACAGAGACATTAATAATACTTGTGATGCAGTGGATAAATTTGAGACTACGTGCATGCTTTCAGCACTGAATCAGGTATCCAGTCAGTTGTCTGCTACAGACACTGTGCGTAGCAATGAACACAAGCCACTCAATCATTTGTTAAACAGTACTGCTGTCAATGTACACCGAGAAAGTCCTGACTATTTAGAAAAATGCAAACATAAAACTAAAAGTGCACTTTTGCCAGTGGATAAaggtatccaacaaaaatctccTACAAGTGCAACAGACAGCTATAAAGACAAGCCACTGACTCATTCAACTGTCCAGACTGATGTTGATGTGATTATTCGGGATTATAATCAGGACAAATTAAAGTTGAGCCATGTAATTCCACCAATCGATCTAGTTTCCAGCCACCAGTCTGCTAAGAATATCACACACAGCGATAAACGTGAAACACTGAATTGTTCACTGAACTGTGCTACCGTCATTGCAGATACTGGAGTCAATGAATATTTAAGAAAGGACTCGCCAGAAACTAACCCAATTCCAGCAGTAGATTTGTTAAATGACACACAGTCCACAACCACTATCACAGATATCAAGAAAAATACCCGGCATAATTATTCATCACATCTTGCCGAAACCTGTCTCGATAAAATACCTTACAAAACATTTAATTTTAAAGATTTACATGAAACTAATAGTGCACCCTCATCACCACCTAAAGTGACCGGACAATGGCCCATCACTAATACCATTCACAACAACCAAGACAAGTCATCAACTCGTTCCACACTGAGTGGGGAATTTAAAATGAACAGAAGAAATAATAGTTGTTTACAGAAGTGCAAATCTGAAACCAACGATGAATTTTCATTATCAACTTCGTTGGCTGGGCAGCAATCTCCTTTAAATATCAGAAAAAGCAAACCAGACACGTCACTGGCTCATTCTCCAAATAGAAGTGGCTTTGTGAGGGACACAGGAGTTATCAAGAATCTCAAAAATTGTCAACCCAAAAACAATAGAGCAACTTTCTTATGGCCTGATGCAGACATTGCATGTGACATTAATACAAAATTTCAGAATTGGTTTCCAACCAGGGATCTATCTTTGAATCAACAGTGTGATGTTAATATGAAGCACTATCAATCAGAAACTGGCAATACTGTTTCATCACAGGATCTGCTGATTGACCATAAGTCTTTTATAGGTGTCACATGCAGCAAGAAAATTAAGTATTTGAGAGAATCAACAAAAAGTGGATATACCACTCTGGCTAGAAGATATCATGGCAGTTGTGAACAAATTGACAAGGATTTAATCAACATTTCTTCACCACATGATTTGTCACCCACTCTTCTGTCTCCTTCTGATATTGTACGTAGCAACAAGAATGTAACATGTGATCATTCACCAATTTGTGCTGACTTGCCTGCACATGACGGCGACAATGCAAaaggaaatggaaaaatattcagACATGGGAGGAAATCGTTCTGTGGAGAAATGTTTCAGAATCGGACATTGGGAATGAAAAATGCAAATGTTTCTAACTTCCTGCAGCAAAGTTCTCCAAAGAAGAATCAAATTGATTCAGATATCACAGAGATTAATAACTTTCGGAATAGGTTAAATGCCTACAGTGATATTTCTCAATACAGAGCTAGTATTGATGAAGATGATTCAGCAAACAATAACTTGCAGGCAGGGACAGCTAGATTCTCAAAAAGGTACTGCAGGTTTACACGTTCCCTGAGGCCCAGTCTGCAGAATATTCCACATAGATGTGGTAATATGTATAAGGCAAAAAGTTTGAAAGACATTAATTCAGATTACAACCAATCCCCCCTCCAAGATCATGAATATTTTTTTGCCACCAATAGCTTGCCGAATTCTAAACTAACTGTTCGCAACAGGCAAGTTCGCCCCAGTCTCCAGTTTTCAAATAGTATAAAATCTAGCAGACTTTGCCGATCTTATTCTGATCTCCCTTCTTCTGATGGGAATGAGTCTGGCTATAACAATTGTATTTCATACCATGACAGTAAATTTAGTGAGTTACTGAGCGGAAATGTTTCTAAAGAAGATAAAAAGAAGGAAACACACCTTGAGAACATGAAAAGAGTTTTGGTAGCGGACAGATTGTGGAAACCTGGATATCTTCACAAGGAATCCTCATCTCCAAAAAGTGAGGATGTTTTCGATCCATGCACCAGTGAAGTAAACCAGGATCCAGGGGTGAATGATGATACGGGACAGAATGATGAGTATTTTCCTGTAGACATTAAAATATTTTGGCCCAAGGAAAATCCTTCAGATATAATGAGACTTTTGAGTTCTTCATCCACAGGGAGTAAATTATCAGAGAACAGTCTTTCACCACCGCAACACCACGCACCAGCTGTGATTGACAAACCGAACTTCTCTTGTTACTCGGATACAAACTCAGACACCACTACTGATGATGAGTACTTTTTGGACGGCAATGAAACTGAAAAGGAATCTGCGTTATAA